GATTGCCAAGGAGTATAAGTACGGGGAAACTCGAATTGATACGGTCCCGGATTTGGTAGGTGCCGGCGTGGCTGATTTGTACGAAGATATGAATATGAACTTTATGCTTGTAAAATCCGGGTCAGGCAAGACGGTGGTCAGTCAGGCGCCGAAGCCGGGCTCCAGATTGGAACGGGGATCAACGATCCGTATTTATATGGGGGATTGATAGGTTTTTTTTATACCATACTATGAATAACGAGAGAGCAATGGAGGAATGAAAGATGGAGCTTCAACAATTGGCTTCACTGCTGGCCGTCTCCCGCATCGTGGGGGATGGTACAGTGGATTGCCGAGGAATCGGGGCGGATTCACGTCGGGTAGAGCAGGGAGACTTGTTTCTGTGCTTGCCTGGTTTTACAGTGGACGGACATGACTATGCCGTGCAGGCAATTGCGTCCGGTGCGGCAGCCTTAGTTGTAGAGCGGGAGCTGGATGTGTCTGTTCCACAGCTTGTGGTTAAGGACGCTCGTTATGCCATGGCGGTTTTGTCGGATTATATGTTTGATTCACCGAGCCGTCGATTGCGCATGATCGGCATCACCGGAACCAACGGCAAAACCACAATTACTTATCTAATTGAAAAAATCATGAATGATGCCGGAGTAAACACCGGACTGATCGGTACGATTCAAATGCGTTATGGTGGTCAGTCTTACCCTATGTCAGGCACTACGCCCGAAGCGGTAGAGCTGCAACGTTATCTCGGCAATATGGCAGAGCAAGGTGTTCAATGCTGTGTCATGGAGGTATCCTCACATGCACTGGAGCAGGGACGCGTCAAAGGAACTGATTTTCGTACCGCTATATTTACAAACCTGACACAGGATCACCTGGATTATCATAAGACAATGGAGGAGTACCGTGCTGCTAAAGGACTTTTGTTTTCCAGATTGGGAAATGCCTTCTCGCGGGATTGGTCGGACAGTAAATATGCTGTTCTGAATGCGGATGATCCGGCCTCTTCCTACTTCCAGGCTCAAACTGCGGCCCAAGTCATTACATATGGCGTGGAAAAGGAATCCGATGTGCAGGCATCCCGTATCGCGATTAGCGCGAAGGGGACCTCCTTCCATGTGTCGACTTTCAAAGGGGATACCGATATTGAGCTTCGAATGGTAGGCAAGTTCAATGTGTACAACGCATTAGCAGCCATCACGGCTGCTTTACTGGAAGGGATCTCGCTGGCCGATATTAAGCACAGTCTGGAGTCTATAGCAGGCGTAGACGGGCGGGTAGAGCCTGTAGATGCGGGTCAGCCGTTTGCTGTGATTGTAGATTATGCTCATACCCCGGACGGATTGGAAAACGTTCTTCGCACGGTTAAGGAATTTGCGGTCGGTAAAATATGGTGTGTATTTGGATGCGGTGGAGATCGGGATCGTACCAAACGTCCTTTGATGGGAAAGATTGCCGCGCGATACAGCGATCATTCGTTTATTA
This DNA window, taken from Paenibacillus kribbensis, encodes the following:
- a CDS encoding UDP-N-acetylmuramoyl-L-alanyl-D-glutamate--2,6-diaminopimelate ligase is translated as MELQQLASLLAVSRIVGDGTVDCRGIGADSRRVEQGDLFLCLPGFTVDGHDYAVQAIASGAAALVVERELDVSVPQLVVKDARYAMAVLSDYMFDSPSRRLRMIGITGTNGKTTITYLIEKIMNDAGVNTGLIGTIQMRYGGQSYPMSGTTPEAVELQRYLGNMAEQGVQCCVMEVSSHALEQGRVKGTDFRTAIFTNLTQDHLDYHKTMEEYRAAKGLLFSRLGNAFSRDWSDSKYAVLNADDPASSYFQAQTAAQVITYGVEKESDVQASRIAISAKGTSFHVSTFKGDTDIELRMVGKFNVYNALAAITAALLEGISLADIKHSLESIAGVDGRVEPVDAGQPFAVIVDYAHTPDGLENVLRTVKEFAVGKIWCVFGCGGDRDRTKRPLMGKIAARYSDHSFITSDNPRTEDPEVILKDIEQGLIDEGVAAERYELIVDRRAAIHKAIEMASPDDVVLIAGKGHETYQLIGKTVHEFDDRIVAKEAIRGLSK